One genomic segment of Plasmodium cynomolgi strain B DNA, chromosome 14, whole genome shotgun sequence includes these proteins:
- a CDS encoding nucleoside triphosphate hydrolase (putative), with translation MNEDGSNNLIIEDIIRKHIEEKKELVGKMIKFRDRIPLVEYKKNDDEMYICSKYYFIGDIYIKVKKKKDKFRITFVGGKEVDDEEHLGQSHMEESHLGQSHLGQSHMEQSHMEQLHSKKSQPEMEHSWTFTDEKKNTLREMTREDEDADKLHTEASNDNLRAYTDNDQLNAEEDTDELNTELYNEMINGQLENELLNTELYSEMLNTDFCSQMLKTQLDSEMLSAELYNQMPNTDCENWVLSKFRKKKFIIILSGTSGGGKSTLSCLLGLFLNIRRILSTDVVREILRKYKVKDDKYLKFSTYESWKVKGIEDEGGASSSGSRGGSSIGADSGGGSGGNGDSETRKDESAETRLRRRCIENYVKQCELLFTYIDDIINDHIRSNESIIIEGVHLNAEIMEKLNKKYPNSIIYFLVYINDRETSIRRFSSRSVDLQTEENKYIKNINYINDIQKYLMERTKCLHPPINYIENIDIYNSLEKVLRIIYSFD, from the coding sequence ATGAACGAAGATGGATCGAACAATTTAATCATAGAAGATATAATCAGAAAACAtattgaagagaaaaaggaactagttggaaaaatgataaaatttagAGACAGGATTCCACTAGTAGAgtataaaaagaatgatgacgaaatgtacatatgctcaAAGTACTATTTTATAGGCGATATTTACAttaaggtgaagaaaaagaaggacaaGTTTAGGATCACCTTTGTGGGTGGCAAAGAGGTCGACGACGAGGAGCATCTGGGGCAATCGCATATGGAAGAGTCGCATCTGGGACAGTCGCATCTGGGGCAATCGCATATGGAACAGTCGCATATGGAACAGTTGCATTCGAAGAAGTCGCAACCGGAGATGGAGCACAGTTGGACATTTActgatgagaagaaaaacacactAAGGGAAATGACCAGGGAAGACGAAGATGCGGACAAGCTACATACAGAAGCATCGAATGATAATCTGCGAGCGTACACAGATAATGACCAACTAAATGCAGAAGAAGATACAGACGAACTGAATACAGAACTATATAACGAAATGATAAACGGTCAGTTAGAAAACGAGTTGCTAAATACAGAACTGTATAGTGAAATGCTGAACACAGATTTTTGTAGCCAAATGTTGAAGACTCAGTTGGACAGCGAAATGTTGAGCGCAGAGTTGTACAACCAGATGCCGAACACAGACTGCGAAAATTGGGTTCTTTCGAAATtcaggaaaaagaaatttatcattattttgaGTGGAACCTCAGGTGGGGGGAAGAGCACCCTTAGTTGCCTTTTGGGTCTTTTTTTGAACATTCGACGGATTCTTTCGACAGATGTGGTACgggaaattttaagaaaGTACAAAGTGAAGGATGACAAGTATCTTAAGTTTTCAACGTACGAATCGTGGAAGGTGAAAGGTATCGAAGATGAGGGGGGCGCTAGTTCTAGCGGGAGTCGTGGGGGTAGCAGTATAGGTGCTGATAGCGGTGGGGGTAGTGGAGGTAACGGTGACTCAGAAACGAGGAAAGACGAGAGTGCAGAAACGCGTCTAAGAAGGAGGTGCATCGAGAACTACGTGAAGCAGTGCGAATTACTGTTCACCTACATCGATGACATAATTAACGATCACATAAGGAGTAACGAATCGATCATCATTGAAGGGGTTCATCTAAACGCAGAAATCATGGAgaagttaaacaaaaaatatccaAACAGCATTATCTATTTTTTAGTATACATAAATGATAGGGAAACCAGCATTCGGAGATTTTCAAGCAGATCTGTAGATTTGCAGACGGAAGaaaataagtatataaaaaatattaactatATTAATGACATACAGAAATATTTAATGGAAAGGACCAAATGTTTGCACCCGccaattaattatattgaaaatatagaCATATATAATTCGCTAGAGAAGGTCCTTCGgataatttattcatttgattaa
- a CDS encoding hypothetical protein (putative), which produces MDKGKKGKLLFAHLNKRPYISKAEEITKARSCTVKKNKLKNIYVDFSLNKYININSLNVTKFIKTPIHYQTFRELVDTIKSVSNVRLQNIHLVRKIVNSMGVYVTNYLNNVSQLSQLSHSNHLSHLNHLSSLSPSNGGVHCEDSFYDMDNCDEDENAITPNSIITVLISLYKLKYRNEKFLQLLERLIFVKKDKFKFSQLNLTLYIYAYFNRVNKTFINCLLINILDNEKMLNADNILSIFTSLFYLNCKNEKTLDRLANYIISNHLHFDINVIIFLLNNLRKLNYSNTSLMEYFHDQIVLKLGFLPPGGVERGKKCVDPFFLKRKIQHIIDEENLQQRDYSPGACIWGDAKEGNPHLMSHVKDEKRGEVTSSYYPPMTDIDLSYNLCAEDINSTYGSVHNKYIVENNYVDYIYEYYNEKDLEEISMSKLDILMEVLIYNKYFKQDMLTVLYEYLLNNLKIFMSQNDSDMCRILSNLYYFQINNFPNVLLLNKKILLSMCHYYVPFYKRTNIMIFLYIKLLLEKHNYFDVFIDTILQKKIQTDLLTLEGKQFLNLLNEYKNYSVSKYLCDISLVYFDFFTVKYSPHELEEVGNALDKFQEEPHHGSYPQVISIHRDEKNKRFITLEFNEKNKLRSYDGQFLLQLFYFYIQMKYYEGIFLFLKSLFSGVRDFKKFDPYVYYKINNHSADFVVGNQIQEVQRADLYVRLNALQIIHMYEYFKSAFESNEDFITQQGNVINANHEKALYYHFYASNGDNSFDGSMGDVASPLPVQTKQCKQPLRCENKTQAGPVSKYVFTEWKVNYISGNNHTATSKWESNRTFGNVLNGEGNNGGVPLEKKKYNSKLPKSGGLKNEQVNQNGNIVQDATIHFEKSTFHVDSHVYNILSNIFLYTPVDLFALHIHYFNSKNIFFLLQNIIFKLNWLNVQYLSLVVAKIFSRISEETCRETKKDYFVYLDFFHDYLLGEEGASQKFSYQSKRTRGTQNDSYLDGEDKRMLISKIHQNCITTWRDQDKLVLRKKTILSPCSYYDMTNDSLLLILNSLRTRKKNPKYMQSVDIITNIFLFRYIQYKYSEEANEDNLSKRCASEKVPFLDPQVVDMQGGERGLCLNLDLDINSDANLDSSLDSNLDSNLDCNFSQREAHGEGTPFQQNEQRGRRTHNNAVQRKGESQRCVSVTSAPGDDTQKGASNSPSSTDEGNLNGDNQMMKKKDALRRYIRIYYAIVKVRYFHEMSINKHIFRELCVNREYIDNAIFLNLLFFIYKYKFDEMRYILLLQKKCALYKDLYYTHSNCRIVEFLCKKLKINLDDSVRTTPTKQTSYDYENV; this is translated from the exons ATGGATAAAGGCAAAAAGGGCAAACTTCTCTTTGCACATTTGAACAAAAGGCCATATATCAGCAAGGCAGAGGAAATTACCAAGGCAAGAAGCTGCACcgtcaaaaaaaacaaactcaaaaatatatacgtaGATTTTTCCctgaataaatatatcaacATAAATAGCCTTAACgtaacaaaatttattaaaacgCCAATACATTACCAGACGTTTAGAGAGCTTGTCGACACGATAAAGAGCGTCAGCAATGTGAGGCTGCAAAATATTCACTTGGTGAGAAAAATTGTGAATTCTATGGGGGTGTACGTAACGAATTATTTAAACAACGTGAGTCAATTGAGTCAGTTGAGCCATTCAAACCATTTGAGCCATTTGAACCACTTGAGTAGTTTAAGCCCGTCGAATGGAGGAGTCCACTGTGAAGACAGCTTTTACGACATGGATAATTGTGACGAGGACGAAAATGCGATAACTCCAAATAGCATCATTACTGTTCTGATTAGTCTGTACAAGCTAAAGTATCGAAACGagaaatttttgcaattgcTGGAAAGGCTTATATTTGTGAAGAAGGACAAGTTTAAATTTTCCCAGCTAAATTTAACCCTCTACATTTATGCCTATTTCAACAGAGTAAATAAAACATTCATAAATTGCTtactaataaatattttggacAATGAAAAGATGCTAAATGCAGATAACATTTTGAGCATTTTCACGTCcctattttatttaaactgTAAGAATGAGAAGACGTTAGATCGTTTGGCAAATTATATCATTTCCAATCATCTACATTTCGATATCAAtgttatcatttttcttttgaacAATTTGAGGAAGCTGAACTATTCGAATACTTCTCTTATGGAGTATTTCCACGATCAGATTGTCCTCAAATTGGGCTTCCTTCCTCCAGGAGGGGtagaaagggggaaaaagtgTGTTgacccgttttttttaaagagaaAGATTCAGCACATTATTGATGAGGAGAATCTCCAACAGAGGGATTACTCACCTGGTGCATGCATCTGGGGTGACGCAAAAGAGGGGAACCCTCACCTTATGTCACATgtgaaggatgaaaaaaggggagaagtcaCATCGAGTTACTACCCCCCCATGACCGACATAGATCTAAGTTACAACCTGTGTGCAGAAGACATAAACAGTACCTACGGATCAGTACACAATAAATACATTGTGGAAAATAATTACGTAGATTATATTTACGAGTATTATAATGAGAAGGATCTAGAAGAGATAAGTATGAGCAAATTGGATATCCTCATGGAGGTACTCATATACAATAAATACTTCAAGCAAGACATGCTAACCGTTTTGTATGAATATCTGCTGAAcaacttaaaaatttttatgagtCAAAATGATAGTGACATGTGTCGTATTTTATCcaatttgtattattttcaaataaataacTTCCCGAACGTTCTTTtgctaaataaaaaaatactgtTAAGTATGTGTCACTattatgtacctttttataAACGAACTAACATAATGATTTTTCTGTACATAAAATTACTGCTAGAGAAGCACAACTATTTTGACGTGTTTATCGATACCATATTACAGAAAAAGATACAAACGGATTTGCTAACTTTGGAAGGGAAACAATTCTTAAATCTACTCAATGAGTACAAAAATTATAGTGTAAGCAAATACCTTTGCGACATTTCTTTGGTGTACTTTGACTTCTTTACTGTGAAGTACTCACCTCATGAGTTAGAAGAAGTGGGGAACGCATTAGACAAATTCCAAGAGGAACCCCACCATGGATCTTACCCCCAAGTGATCTCCATCCACAGGGATGAAAAGAATAAGAGATTCATAACACTAGagtttaatgaaaaaaacaagctAAGATCCTACGACgggcaatttttattacagCTTTTTTACTTCTACATCCAAATGAAGTACTACGAAGGGATATTCCTATTTCTTAAGAGCTTATTTTCCGGGGTGAGAGATTTTAAGAAATTCGACCCATACGTAtactacaaaattaataatcaCTCTGCCGATTTTGTTGTGGGGAATCAGATCCAGGAGGTGCAGAGGGCTGATCTGTACGTCAGGCTGAATGCATTGCAAATAATTCACATGTACGAGTATTTTAAGAGCGCCTTTGAATCAAATGAAGATTTTATCACCCAACAAGGTAACGTGATAAATGCTAACCATGAAAAGGCTCTTTATTACCACTTCTACGCATCCAATGGGGATAATTCTTTTGATGGCAGCATGGGGGATGTTGCTTCCCCCTTGCCAGTTCAAACGAAACAGTGTAAGCAGCCTTTGCGTTGTGAAAATAAGACACAAGCCGGTCCAGTCAGCAAATATGTATTTACCGAATGGAAAGTTAACTACATTAGTGGCAATAACCACACTGCTACTTCGAAATGGGAGTCGAATCGGACGTTTGGGAATGTCCTCAATGGGGAAGGGAACAATGGGGGGGTCCCattggagaagaaaaaatacaactcgAAGTTACCAAAAAGTGgaggattaaaaaatgaacaggtcaACCAAAACGGAAATATCGTCCAAGACGCAACTATCCACTTTGAGAAAAGCACCTTCCACGTAGACAGTCATGTTTATAACATCCTGAGCAACATTTTCTTGTACACCCCTGTGGACCTGTTCGCATTACACATTCACTACTTTAATTCGaagaatatcttttttttgttgcagaacataatttttaagttGAATTGGCTCAACGTTCAGTACCTCTCCCTTGTAGTTGCAAAGATTTTTTCCCGAATTAGTGAAGAAACTTGTCGCGAAACGAAGAAGGATTATTTCGTGTATCTCGATTTCTTCCATGATTACTTATTGGGGGAGGAAGGAGCTAGTCAAAAGTTCTCCTATCAGTCGAAGCGGACAAggggcacacaaaatgaTAGTTATCTAGATGGGGAGGACAAAAGAATGCTTATAAGTAAGATTCACCAAAATTGCATAACCACATGGAGAGACCAAgataag CTtgttttaagaaaaaaaacaattctTTCCCCTTGTTCCTACTACGACATGACGAATGACAGTTTGCTCCTCATATTGAATTCTTTACGaacgaggaagaaaaacccAAAGTACATGCAGAGCGTGGACATAATAACAAACATATTTCTGTTTAGGTATATTCAGTACAAGTACAGCGAGGAGGCGAATGAAGACAATTTGTCCAAAAGGTGTGCATCTGAAAAGGTGCCTTTTTTGGATCCCCAAGTGGTAGAtatgcaggggggggaaagggggcTATGCCTGAATTTGGACTTGGACATCAATTCTGACGCAAATTTGGACTCCAGTTTGGACTCCAATTTGGACTCCAATTTGGACTGTAATTTTTCCCAACGCGAGGCCCACGGAGAGGGAACGCCCTTCCAGCAGAACGAGCAACGTGGACGTAGAACACATAACAATGCTGTGCagagaaaaggggaaagtcAGCGTTGTGTCAGCGTTACGAGTGCACCGGGGGATGACACCCAAAAGGGGGCTTCCAATTCTCCTAGCTCAACGGACGAGGGCAACTTAAATGGGGATAAtcaaatgatgaagaaaaaggatgcGCTGAGAAGATACATACGAATATATTATGCAATTGTGAAGGTTCGATATTTTCACGAAATGTCTATCAATAAACACATATTTCGTGAATTGTGTGTAAACAGAGAATATATCGATAATGCCATCTTTTTGAacctgcttttttttatatataaatacaagTTTGACGAAATGAGATACATCCTCCTgctgcagaaaaaatgtgcccTGTATAAGGACTTATATTATACGCATTCGAATTGTAGAATAGTGGAatttctttgtaaaaaattgaaaattaaTTTGGACGATAGCGTCAGGACTACCCCCACGAAGCAGACATCTTATGATTATGAAAATGTatag
- a CDS encoding hypothetical protein (putative) — MNPLNDDKLEKISNNELIRRIMELQNSLIVISDHMELLKNKNRILDEENEKLENHIRDIVNNVKTEFTQKFDKKRSPALTYAPSGQNLNLLKEHTKSNIYNLLMETEKLNSIFNIASNVLNTSFFSISKEQDGKRKGSQCVQVCQGVDPRELDMHTQRGRSKICKLESKQMEGISETKNYMNCPGGDVPQGGVEVKGGEEVKGGEEVKGGEEVKGGEEVKGDVEVKGGEEVKGGEEVKGGEEVKGGEEVKGGEEGTGGAEGNENRDIMDRVEIMEDAEIKEEVDAKEDASIMLEVLSVEERPNGSDTKRVEDQIPSEGGYSHEDKISTPLDSHQMEENINGEKDKNDGDDEANQSTPDERGTIKRESQNAIHSNKND, encoded by the exons ATGAATCCCCTAAACGATGACAAGTTGGAAAAGATTTCGAACAATGAATTAATTAGAAGGATCATGGAGCTGCAGAATTCGTTGATAGTTATCTCTGACCATATGGAGTTactaaaaaacaaaaatagaaTATTAGATGAAGAGAATGAGAAATTAGAAAATCACATAAGAGACATTGTGAATAATGTGAAAACAGAATTTACACAAAagtttgacaaaaaaaggtcacCTGCGTTGACTTATGCTCCG TCGGGGCAAAATTTGAATCTTCTAAAAGAACACACAaaaagtaatatatataatttacttATGGAGACAGAAAAGTtaaattccatttttaacattgcATCGAATGTCCTCAACACGTCATTTTTCAGCATATCAAAAGAACAGGATGGTAAGAGAAAGGGGAGTCAATGTGTCCAAGTATGTCAGGGTGTAGACCCAAGAGAGTTAGATATGCATACACAAAGGGGGCGTTCCAAAATTTGCAAACTGGAGAGTAAACAAATGGAAGGAATTTCAGAGACgaagaattatatgaacTGCCCAGGTGGAGATGTTCCTCAAGGGGGTGTGGAAGTAAAGGGAGGCGAGGAAGTAAAGGGAGGCGAGGAAGTAAAGGGAGGCGAAGAAGTAAAGGGAGGAGAGGAAGTAAAGGGAGATGTGGAAGTAAAGGGAGGCGAGGAAGTAAAGGGAGGCGAAGAAGTAAAGGGAGGAGAGGAAGTAAAGGGAGGCGAGGAAGTAAAGGGAGGCGAGGAAGGAACGGGAGGCGCGGAAGGAAACGAGAATAGAGATATAATGGACAGGGTGGAAATAATGGAGGACGCAGAAATAAAGGAGGAAGTTGACGCAAAAGAGGACGCTTCTATAATGCTGGAAGTGCTCAGTGTGGAGGAACGCCCCAATGGGTCGGATACCAAAAGGGTGGAAGACCAAATACCCAGCGAGGGGGGATACAGTCACGAAGATAAAATTAGCACCCCGCTGGATTCAcaccaaatggaagaaaatataaatggggaaaaggacaaaaacgATGGGGACGATGAGGCAAATCAAAGCACACCTGACGAGAGGGGTACCATTAAAAGGGAAAGTCAAAATGCTATACatagtaataaaaatgactAG